The Erigeron canadensis isolate Cc75 chromosome 1, C_canadensis_v1, whole genome shotgun sequence genome segment ACTTATGATGGGGACATCAATTAGGATAGATGAACATTGGAAATAGATAATCTCTAACCTTTGGGGTTAGACATTTCTTTGTCTATAGTCGACTTCTACTTGGTGTGCCAAAACACCCTTATTGTGAAACCCTTTGGTGTAGAGATACAAACTTTTGGTTAAAATGAGTAGACTCTCGGATAAAAGTATGATTGCTTATATACCTATCTCTGTATTTCATAAACTGGTTACAAACACTTGGATTAAAAACTCGCCCTAGCATTTCTCTTTTTAGAAAGCATCAACCGTCATTGCTAGTTTATCGTTCAAAGACCGACATGAAAAAAAACCAGTACCACCATCTAGCTAAAAAGCTATACAACGATTATCCTACGCAGAtactaaaacatataaatacatCAATAAACAGGTGATCAATCAAATATGAACTAAATGAAGTTATAATCAAACAAGTTCTAAAAATATTCttcaaaaaattataacatCCCTTGATGAAAGAAGATGTGTGATCACAGTACAAACACGAAATTGAATCATAGACCCGCTAAACTCAAAGATCCATTAAGACCCATGATGAATAATAACACAGAAATTTGGGGGGGAATAAAATTAGAGATTAAATTTAACTTAAAGCAGAAAACTTTGGAACATCTACAGGAAACTGATCAATCTCACTCATCCATGGGTTCTTCTCTTTTGTAGGATTAACAGTCTTTAACGCTTTCCAAACCGCACTGTTGCATTTGAAACCCGACCCAAAAGCTATTTGCCATGCTCTATCTCCTTTCTTGATCCGCCCTTTTGCTTCTGAATAAGCCAACTCATACCATGGTGAGCTGCTTGAAGTATTACCAAATCGGTTAAGTGTCATTCTTGATGGCTCCATATGCCAATCGGAAAGCTGTAAATTCTTCTCAATTTCATCAAGTACCGCTCGCCCACCAGCATGAATGCAAAAATGCTCAAAAGCCAACTTAAAGTCAGGAATGTAGGGCTTGATCTTCATTCTAAATAGCTTTTTACCAACTAAAGTTGCAAAGAATAACAGCTGTTCTGACATTGGTAACACGAGTGGGCCTAAAGTTGTGATGTTGGTTTTTAATGCATCACCAGCTACTCCCATTAAATCTTTCGACAATGCAACTCCAACTTTCCCGGCTGGATCTTCTGATTGAGTGACACATGAAAAGCACTTCTCATCTGCACCTTTGTGTGTTCTAACTGTGTGGACTAGTTGGTACTTTGACTTCCTTCGGTCAGAACTTTTGTTTGAGAGCAAGATCGCAGCACCACCCATTCTAAACAAGCAATTTGACACGAGCATCGATCTTTCATTCCCAAAATACCAATTCAATGTTATGTTTTCCATGCTCATTACCAATGCGTAAGAATTCGGGTTGACTTGAAGAAGATCCTTAGCAAGATCAATGGCAATTAAACCAGCGCTACAACCCATTCCACCAAGATTAAAGCTTAGAATGTTCCCTCTAAGTTTGTAATGATTAACAATCATGGAAGCTAGAGAAGGCGTTGGATTAAATAAACTACAATTCACCACTAAAATCCCAATATCTTTAGGTTTCACACCTGTTTTTGCCAAGAGTTCATCAATAGCACCAAACATCACAAGCTCAGCCTCTTTTCTTGCTTCTGCCATACACGGATTAGGAGGGATTCTAAGGACAGCTTCAGGCAAGTAAGTCGACTCACCAAGACCCGACCTTTCAAGAATCTTTCTTTGAAAATCAAGACTTTGGTCAGTAAACGACCCAGTTGCAGTCGACCTATCCATAAATATTTGTCGAGTACATTTCCGTTCTTCTTCAGGCTTATAACATGAAAAGTCCACTAGGTAAACAGGTCGAGGACGGGTCATGAAATAAAGGGTCGAGAAGAAGACCAAAAGGGTCGAACACACTACAACCGAAATGAGATTAAACCTCAGATGATCCCAAAGAACATAAACATCTTGAAGCGAAAAAGTTGATAAATGGGCAgcaagaacaacaacaagagGTGATAAAAATAAGTACATTCCATGAGTTATAAGATAATGATATCCTAATTTTACATACTTAAGCTTAACAGATTTCTTGAAATCAGGAAGctttgaagaagatgatgatgacgaaTAAGATTGTTTAATCAATGGTTTGACTTCTGTTACTTCACTCATTTTTCTCAAATCTTAATCaaaattatacaatatataaacaaattatacaAAAATACCAAAAGATCAAAGCTTTTTCAAGAAAGAAAAGATGGTCCAAGATCTAAAATAAAGGGGAATGTTCCTGCAAAATGGGAAATCAAGATTTGATTTTTACGAGTAAATAATGAAAACCCAGAATTAAAATGTGAGAATGAATGAAACCCAGATGAGAAATCTTCTAACCTGAAGAAGATGTGCGGAGTGATCGATGGGATGGAAGCTGAAAGCCTGGTTTAgggtatttatttatttgaaattttggGAATGAATATCAGAATCTTGGCTGTTTTGTGGTTGTCAAATTGAATTTTGAGAAATAGAATTTGGGTTGTGGGCTTGTGGCCTTCTGGGGGTGGAAAtgaattatttttgtaatttatacCTATAACTTATTtagaatttaatttaattttttaattgaaaaagtaaaaccctaaataataagTGGAGATATAAGatttttacttaacaaaatagatttgACAGCTCAAATCcatgatgatgagaaaaatacAAGGTTCTTATCTATTGTGCTAGAGGCATCTTGGATAATTTCGAATTGTAAAGTGAGAATATTATGTGGATATGGCATATGGGgtgtttgatttttgttttaagaccatcattatcattattattcgTATTTGACAATAATTCAAAAgacttgtgctatgaaatgtcATATAGTTTAGTGTTAGTGTTGTGGAAAGTTGTTTTATTATGTTTCGAAACATTACGGAATAAAGATTATAACAAACTAGCATGGTGCCCGTGCGATGCGGCGGTGGCGACGACAATGCGGTGATCACGGGTGGCGGCGATGAATGGTGGCGGTGACGACTaatagtgtaagttattgatgtaaatctAATTGATTATAATTAGTGTATATATTTCAAGAGTTAAGATACgtgtatttatttcattaaaagtatttttagtatattagtaAAGGTAATTAAATTAGTAACTAAAGAATAAGGTGATTTAGAAAATAAGTAAGGGGTATTTCTGTCATGTCGCATagagtaactttcaacatttccaaaaataaaaaaaactattttttttataatatctttatctttatatataataaaggaagattgttttttaaattatttttggaaataagtatgatatgtcatgtctacaaatttcttcaaaatgtttttatccatttatgatgtcatatttgatcaaaaagctttttaaagataaataccccattaaatatttttaaatgttttattttatttatgatgtcaacaaatttattcttttattagaaataaagtaaattcttttttatataatattataaatgtctttttatgttttattaatgcaataagtactaatatgtataaatgtgtcatgtctacaaatttctttaaaatgtttttatccatttatgatgtcatatttgatCAAAAagcttattaaaaataaataccccattaaatatttttaaatgttttattttatttttgaggcTTGATCTacgtttttcttggcttctattgcGGGAATACGTGCCGATAAAACTTGTCGATGCTCCTAACGTGATATATCACCCTTCCGGTGAGTTCCGaaacccctttttggggtttccagTCGTCGCCGGCCAGAATCGTTCACTTTTACGGCCAAAACCTTGTTTGGCTTTGCAGGGGTGTAGTTTGCTATGTTCTTACTTGTTCCTTCGGTTTTCCGGTGATctctttttggggtttccgatTTTCCGATTTGCTTCCTGTTGCTTCTTCATGTGCTCCTGCATGTTGCATCGGTTCTCCAGCGAACCCTTTTTTGGGTTTTCTGGTGAGCCCTTTGCTGCTGTTGCTCTGCTACTGTGGGATGTTTTCTGGCGAACCCTTTTTGGGTTTCCGGTTAGACTTCCTgcttatatgtgtatatttatttatttacattgcCGGCTTTTTCCTTGGTAGTGTTACCGGTAGCGTTGCCGGATTTTTTCCTTGGCGGCGTTGCCgaattttgttccattaaagcaataggtagccgTAAAAAGTAGTTCGTAGCcgatgatgatatcgttgaacaATTTTTTAGGTTGCCGGAAAAAAagggcgatgatgatacaaatgttcgtaaaaatgggactcggatAATCCGGggcgtatcttggcggggtaaaccCGTCGGGTTAGCAGCCATGGCGTCTCCGACTTCCGAAATTTCCGACCCCCAAATTCCGAGCCcaagttatattttttacaaaaaagggtcactttttttagttttccggcAACTACATTTATAAATTCCAAtgtcttttttatgttttattaatgcaataagtactaatatatataaatttttgtgttaatcaatttaatatctccaagccgagttataatatatcaataacaaaaattatatacgctttttaagattttttttcttttaaaattttagttaaaaagtccgagttaaacccgggttgattagctagtagtatagataaaatgaaattgaaattggtTGAAACTTAAGCTTTACCCAACCATAACTTCTATCTCACTTCTTTTTCAATGTCACATTAACAtcacatcatatttttttcttatttcataTCCGAAAAAATATTACTACCAAACATACTTTTTCtcaactattttttttctccttttattCTCCCATACAAATGGTACAATTCTTATGTTGCTCTCTTTTATTCTCTCTCTTTCCgtttttttccattttcttgtGAGGAAAAGGCTAACCATTTTCAttagggctgtaaacggttcGATTCGGTTAGCTGGAAATTTCAAACCGTTTTTCGAGTTTCGGTTCAGTTtggttagttagaaatttttAACCGTTAATTCCGGTTACccgaaaaagtcggttaatttcggttttattttcggttaatcacttattaaagttatgttaatataaaatttaaatttttcaaCAATAATAGTTAATTTACATtgtgttaattaattttttgatgtataatacttatttaactacattaatattttttttataaataaatatacattacatataattttgaattactttttttCTAGCGTTATTTTTATGCAATGCAAGTTTTTATTTAAGAGTATCAAAAGTTACTATTTAAAATGTATTctatatgatattactaatatttttgataaatattttaaacaaagttaacaacttttctaaaaagagtatatatataagaaaattagttggaatatttaaaattaattagagattgtgaaatttttttagtAAAAGTGTTAATATTTagacaataaatataaaaaattagctaaatagatatgtaaatattgtattcatgtaatacatatatgtgtaaatatacatatatatgattatatgtagatttatatcaaaattcggttcggtttggttaACCGCGGGTCATGAATATTGAAAATcgtaaccgaaccgttacacatcgctttttttgttttcggttttttcgggtaTCGGTTTTTTCCGGTTTCGGTTTTTCTGGTTTCGGATTACACAGTTCAgaccggtttttcggttttccgaTTAATTTCTTACGCCCCTAATTTTTCATAAGAAAAACACCTCCAGAAAAAACATATACCAACCATGTTCTCAGAAAATGCCTCAAAAAATGTGAGAAAAAGTTGCGTTGGGAGTGGTCTTTGCAAAAGCCGGTTAAAATAAACACAATAGAAGCCAATGATTTTGTGATACAATAGTATATTAAACCTTTATGAATGAATATAATATGGTCAACACACGACTTGTATGGATGTCAAACATGTGCACCTAATGTTTTCTCCATATGCAAACACATGGAATGAGTTGTGGGCCGCCTCCATTTACCGGTCTTAATTCACGTTTTGTAGCATGGATagaaatatcaaatataattCGCATCTGAAAGTCCTGTTTTGATATCCGAGTTGATCGTATCCAAACCCGAttacatatgtgtatatatgatgAATTTTCAATTGTTATATGAGTTGTTTGACTTGTTTCACAATTAATGTTTATCCATGGTTTATTATACCAGTGAATACACCTTGAATTAATGTTAGTAGTTTTCCTAAGTAATTAGTGTAAGTGTAAACAGTTGAAGATAACAAACAacaatgtaaaattaattttgttCTTTCATACAAGAGTAGCATAAGAATTAATAATACAAATGTTAATGTTGAAGACGAGGTATCATAAGGcgattttatattttaatccaTGTAGATACCAAGTTTGGGGATCTTCGATACCTGTTGAGAATGAGATGAGGATATAAACTCAATCCAAGTTTGAGATTGGGACATAGATGGAGATGGATGGACACCATAGAAGAAATCTCCGATGAAATTTGTTCGATTGCCATTTCTACGATTACACGATATATGCCCAAAGGACAACGTCGAAATACAACCAACTATGATTGAATGGTAATGTTATATAGTAATATACGAGATTGTGTGATAATGTAAGAAACTATGTCTTTtgttcaaataatataaaatatgtaaagaCATTACATTATtcgaacaaaataaaaatataggtCCATATTTTTATTTACCCATATAAAAAAGTGCTTACATTATTGAACAAAGTATTTAGTTTCTTGCATTATTTAAACAATCTCTGAcattgaaaaaataatataagattGTACGACACTTAAGTTTAGATGTGAAACTCTTcgcatactaatttttttatttttttaaaataataaatgtttaGCACTGATgaattttatagattaaaaataaatatgtgagTGTCACCTAAACTTAATTATTTAACAGCCTTATATAACCATTGTTATATTCTAATGTCTTTATATCTCTTTTCTGAttttaaacaactttgaaatttcaaaaaacttcGTTTGTCAAATCCAAAAATTTCCATATGGAGAAGTGTGTAGAAAGACTTTGACATGTGTGGTGTTGTATTCCTTCACGCAatataatttatgataaaaaaaaatgtaatgcATTTAAAATTactattaatatatatctattatctTATATCTTACGGAGTATTTGCTATTTATCATGTCATGATATCccaattacttatattaaaaTGACGAATAGAACATTCTAATAAATTTAACAATAGAAATTACCCTTTTCCCTCATTTTTGTAAACAAGTTACtcctagttaaaaaaaaaaaaaacttaaaaataaagtagatAACAAATGATCAATTTTGTATGAGAGTGACACTTTACATTAACAATTGGGCCAATAGATAAACAAAATTTGCTCCAAAATGCAGTTGTTGTTATTGATGCTAAATCTAAAATCCAAATTTGTTAAGTATGATGACATTTGGTTTATCttctccatcatcatcatcttcaacaaCACCACTCTTCTGCAAATCATTGAATCACAACAAAACCAACAAATTATCAACTCCCCGCTTCACTGTTTCTGCTGCCGCCTCCTCCTCTGATGTTCCTGATTTTCTTTCCGTTAATTGGTACCCACTTTTATTACTATCAAACTtccttatatatacatatatatgttgaatgatataatattatatattctgAGTCTGATTCTCATTTTGGGTGTCCTTAGGTTTACAACTTTAAGCTAGTTTATGTTATGTTActtgatataatataatataatgacatGTAAAGATAATCTACTTTCACAAATGTTCCCTTTTATGataatgaaaaatgtttttttttaacttattgatgcTGTGTGTTGCATGGAAATTGTAACTCTTGTGACAATTTGATGACCTTCTAAGAATTTGAACCGAAAAGAAAACCGACTTTGTGAAAGTAGGTTTCTACATATCATTTTATAGGGTAAAAGTTCTTATAAATTCGTTTCACCGATTAGAGTGACATAAGGCGTTGTCCATTTGCAGTGGTTAGTTTCTGATTAATTTACCCAAATTGAAGATTAGCTCATAACATAAAATGCTTTTTCTTTATGTTAACTGTAATAAAAAGCGTCCAACTTTATATGTACCAAACTATATTGGTTAAAGTGGAGGTGTGAGAAGATCATCGATTCATTGCCTTTTGTGTCGTTAAGTATATTAGGAAAAGGATTATTGTGATCTTTGATCTAATTTTGTTACCATCACATTATATGTTTGATGTTTAATTTGTGTTTGGATGTGGATTATGTGAAGATTAGAAATAAAGGAATTTGTGATTTATTTTGTGCTGAATAGTATAAACAACTTTGGTTATAGGTATGTAGATAGATGTTACGCGTATGTGATTCCCCTATTCACATAAAAGAATCAACTTTACATACTTTTCTTCTATCGCTTTTGAAAAAGTGAAATCCACTTCTTTAACGATCACGGTTAATATGCTGAAACCAACGGGGTCTTTTGGATTGCGTTTGGAAAAAGATTTTGTGGTGTGTGTAAGCAACCAAATGttatcaagttttttttaaaaatattttgccTTATGCcatttttgattatttacattttaaggATACCATAGTTTGATGATCTCCTTCTATATACAATCCCAATCCCAAACACTATCTAACTATCAGTGTTGTTAACCCAAAAAGCATTATAGCTGCACCAATCACTGTTTTATACTAATCATGAAAGTACATGTGAAACCTCATGGCATTACCACATCTTTGTCCTCAAGATTTTATTCTTTCAAAGTGCTGCACTTATATTGTTAATGTACCATTGTAGCTGTAATGTTAGTATCCAATTTCTAGAATTCTGGCTACAACTTTGATGTGTTCATTTGTAGTTATTGAAATTTGCAGGCTTCAATCCCGCAGGAAGCGACCCTTTGGCCCAAGATTAAGTGTAACTTTCTTGTTAAATAGCTAAGCGCTGAGTCTAACTGTTGTTTAAGGCAATGTTTTGATTCACTCAAATCTCTGGATGTAGTATAATGCAGAAGAATGTGTCCAATACCAACTTGATGCATTAATGTTCAATGACCAACCACGCCCAGATTATGGTGTTGAAGTCATGTATAGGGTACTTCCTATATTTTTAAGGCAGATAGTTCCTATTTTTTCTAACAGTGGGTTGTCTTTTTGATCTTTATCTTGAATTTCAGTTTGCGGGATTTGATCCTTTTGAGAGGTCTCTATATTTTGGGCCTTCTTTTGATTTGGGACAGGTAGTAACTGATATGCACCTTAGTGTGGTTGCATCAAACAGAAATTATGAGTCAAGATCTTTTTCTTTGCAGTTTGAGCGGTTTAGACGGCTTTTCCACCATTCATCATACCGCGTTTTACTAAATCACAAGGAGAGAAAGATCTTAAGCACTTTAAATGTTGAGGAGGTAAGATATCTTTTTTCAGTTATAATTAACCATGTGTTCCTCGTACTTCATAGAAGTTTTTGTTCTGTCCTAAAGTCTATTTTTCTTGACTGTACTTTAGAATCGCTACAAACAAAGGGTTTGGATACGAGGAGCTCGacctgaagaagaagaaacattTCAGTTTACCATGGTTCAGGTATGTTGCCGCTTTCTCCATTTTGATTGATGACTTGTTTGTGTTTTGCGAACTAATGATGATCAAACACATGTAATACTCCTTAGTaagaaaaattttgagaaaattgGTGGACATCATGTTTTAAATAATGTTATTTATCGCTAATGGAAAAAACCTTTCAAAAAATTGTTTATGGACAAATTGGTGAACTAGAGGATGactttttataagaaaaaaaagtttcattttctgaAAATCGAACTCGTTCTAATTTCTCTTGTTAGTTGTTAAGTATTATGTCTACTGCGTAGTGTTTGATATCTTCGTGCCATTAACTTAACATGCTTACTAGGCTAAAAAGCTTAAAAGAGGTAAGTTTAAGAGTTTACCTTGTATGACAATGCAATGCTGATGCGTGCAAATGTGTCTGGCCTTGTATGTTGGCCCTAATTAGAACACTTTTAGTAAGAATAATTTGAATGATGGTTTTGGCAGAGAATTGGTGGGTTTTGGGATGGTTACTGGCTTACAGAATCTCTTCTTCATGACGGAGATGGCTTTTCCGGCGGGGTGGCATACTGAACAACCATGAGATAAGGTGTTGGACCTCTGTGAATAACTACACCAAAACATCACTAAAAAAGCATATGTAaataatgtacatatatattgtcGTGTATACCAATAAGGCCATCATTGATCCATTTGTATCTGATAGTGTAAGTGCATCTTATAGTCTACCACATTGCTAAGCTTCTTAAAATATTAATGAAACAAGTTTGAATTGACCCGCCTGTTTAAATTGCTAcattttgttgtttgttatCCAAATATTGCAAAGATTTTCTACTGTGGAGGTATAAGTCTCATTGAAGACATTTAAGAATTACTTGAGCAAATATTTGAGTTTCATCTATTTCTGGATGAATTTCAACAGTATTGGTATCAATGGAAGACACTCTGGTCTTATAAATGTTTgagtttcaaaatttttattcgGTTTGGTGTCTTCTATTAAGCTAAGAGCATTCCTTGGTTTACATTCTTGCCTTTTGAGTTTGTATACTGAATCCTTCATCTTGTCAAACTATTTGAAGACATTTGAAGACATTGTCAAACTaaaatttgacccattttataagggttttttttttctttgttgtttttgggtttttttgggGGGTACTTGTGTATGTTTGTTTGTCTGTCGGTGGGTAAG includes the following:
- the LOC122603289 gene encoding 3-ketoacyl-CoA synthase 11-like; the protein is MSEVTEVKPLIKQSYSSSSSSSKLPDFKKSVKLKYVKLGYHYLITHGMYLFLSPLVVVLAAHLSTFSLQDVYVLWDHLRFNLISVVVCSTLLVFFSTLYFMTRPRPVYLVDFSCYKPEEERKCTRQIFMDRSTATGSFTDQSLDFQRKILERSGLGESTYLPEAVLRIPPNPCMAEARKEAELVMFGAIDELLAKTGVKPKDIGILVVNCSLFNPTPSLASMIVNHYKLRGNILSFNLGGMGCSAGLIAIDLAKDLLQVNPNSYALVMSMENITLNWYFGNERSMLVSNCLFRMGGAAILLSNKSSDRRKSKYQLVHTVRTHKGADEKCFSCVTQSEDPAGKVGVALSKDLMGVAGDALKTNITTLGPLVLPMSEQLLFFATLVGKKLFRMKIKPYIPDFKLAFEHFCIHAGGRAVLDEIEKNLQLSDWHMEPSRMTLNRFGNTSSSSPWYELAYSEAKGRIKKGDRAWQIAFGSGFKCNSAVWKALKTVNPTKEKNPWMSEIDQFPVDVPKFSALS
- the LOC122583435 gene encoding uncharacterized protein LOC122583435, coding for MMTFGLSSPSSSSSTTPLFCKSLNHNKTNKLSTPRFTVSAAASSSDVPDFLSVNWLQSRRKRPFGPRLSYNAEECVQYQLDALMFNDQPRPDYGVEVMYRFAGFDPFERSLYFGPSFDLGQFERFRRLFHHSSYRVLLNHKERKILSTLNVEENRYKQRVWIRGARPEEEETFQFTMVQRIGGFWDGYWLTESLLHDGDGFSGGVAY